The Nitrospirota bacterium genome has a window encoding:
- a CDS encoding acetate/propionate family kinase, which yields KRDNSENEKAAIHIAKTKSSDPYDLDFSSAIDPIKILVINSRASSLKFSLFDTRYSVAAMDGIVDKIGSLFSYYKGSGAKGDFKGNVLVGSIEEAIKLVVKLLTDAKGGVISTIDEITAVGHRVVHGGNKFSNSVVINNSVIENIKEFNVFAPFHNPYNIEGIECLMRLLPNASHIAVFDTAFHKGMPDHAHKYALTPSLNNNEIIRRYGFHGINHHFVTLKAAEYLKKTTGQLKIISCHLGHGSSVTAIDHGRSIDTSMGLTPLEGLVMGSRSGDVDPGLFLYLMTLGYTADELNNMLNEQSGIKGVSEISSYMEEVLTAAEDGNKKAEKAVRMFCYRVKKYIGAYIAALGGLDVLIFTGGIGSNSTEVRARICQGLDPFGITIDDDANRQVRPFLRQVEEISEANSKVKTLVIQPDEKRMIARETLHALGRHTTVSRREQEYKQTPIPVNVSAHHVHVTEEAFRVLFGEGRQLTPKASLSQPGQFAAAETVNLIGPKGRVEKVRILGPYRKDSQVEISRTEEFKLGIDAPVRDSGDIEGTPGITLEGDFGQLKLDKGVICARRHVHMSPEDALRFGLRDRDVVLVKIKSKRELTFGDVLVRVHPDFRLDMHIDTDEGNAVEHTPGMVGYIEGIQHRAYM from the coding sequence TTTGACACACGCTACTCAGTTGCCGCTATGGATGGAATAGTGGATAAAATCGGCTCATTATTTTCTTATTACAAGGGGTCAGGGGCAAAGGGTGATTTTAAGGGAAACGTATTAGTTGGCAGTATAGAGGAGGCAATAAAACTTGTGGTTAAGCTGCTTACCGATGCTAAGGGAGGCGTCATCAGCACAATTGATGAAATAACAGCAGTCGGACACAGGGTGGTTCATGGCGGCAACAAGTTTTCTAATTCAGTTGTAATAAATAATAGCGTGATAGAGAACATAAAGGAATTTAACGTCTTTGCTCCCTTTCATAACCCCTACAACATCGAGGGGATAGAGTGTCTCATGAGGCTCCTTCCCAATGCTTCTCACATAGCAGTATTTGACACCGCCTTTCATAAGGGAATGCCAGATCATGCCCACAAATATGCCCTGACACCCAGTTTAAATAACAATGAAATCATAAGACGATACGGTTTTCACGGGATTAACCACCACTTCGTAACGCTAAAGGCTGCCGAGTATCTGAAAAAAACAACCGGACAGCTCAAGATAATTTCCTGCCATCTTGGGCACGGCTCCTCGGTAACGGCAATAGACCACGGCAGAAGCATTGACACCAGCATGGGACTGACCCCCCTTGAGGGTCTTGTCATGGGGTCAAGGAGCGGAGATGTTGACCCGGGACTTTTCCTGTACCTTATGACGTTAGGCTACACGGCAGATGAATTAAACAATATGTTAAACGAGCAAAGCGGCATAAAGGGTGTCAGTGAGATTAGCAGCTACATGGAGGAGGTGCTTACAGCAGCGGAGGATGGAAATAAAAAAGCTGAAAAAGCCGTCAGAATGTTCTGCTACAGGGTGAAAAAGTATATAGGAGCGTATATAGCAGCTCTGGGCGGGTTGGACGTTTTAATATTTACGGGCGGTATAGGCAGTAATTCCACAGAGGTGCGGGCAAGAATATGTCAGGGGCTTGACCCTTTTGGCATTACTATTGACGATGACGCAAACAGGCAGGTAAGACCCTTTTTAAGACAGGTCGAGGAAATATCAGAGGCAAATTCTAAAGTCAAAACCCTTGTAATTCAACCCGATGAAAAACGTATGATAGCCCGTGAGACCCTTCACGCTCTGGGCAGACATACCACAGTAAGCCGAAGGGAACAGGAGTACAAGCAGACGCCGATTCCTGTAAACGTATCGGCACACCACGTGCATGTTACAGAGGAGGCATTTAGGGTACTCTTTGGTGAGGGCAGGCAGTTGACCCCTAAAGCGTCGCTTAGCCAACCCGGGCAATTTGCGGCAGCAGAGACAGTAAATCTGATCGGCCCAAAGGGCAGAGTGGAAAAAGTGCGCATACTGGGTCCTTACAGAAAAGACAGCCAGGTGGAAATATCCCGCACTGAAGAGTTTAAACTTGGAATAGATGCACCTGTCAGAGACTCGGGCGATATAGAGGGCACGCCGGGAATTACGCTAGAGGGCGATTTTGGGCAGTTAAAACTGGACAAAGGAGTGATTTGCGCACGGCGCCACGTTCACATGTCCCCCGAGGATGCCCTCAGATTTGGCCTCAGAGACAGAGACGTTGTGCTTGTTAAAATAAAGAGCAAACGGGAACTGACTTTTGGCGACGTTTTGGTCAGAGTACATCCTGATTTCAGACTTGATATGCACATAGATACTGATGAGGGAAACGCTGTTGAACACACGCCGGGAATGGTTGGTTACATAGAGGGTATTCAACACAGAGCATATATGTAA
- a CDS encoding response regulator, translating to MYKVLLIEDDDTARKQLAKYVQKERFEVIQAENGRVGIELFKTENPHIVLTDLKMPDVDGMEVVHTVKRLSPETEIIVFTGYGEVETAISAIREGVLDYLKKPIDLDALSMALGRAEEKIGMRHSEHLYPHILLAEDEEIPRIRLKRVLEKEHWKVLDVSDGEAAVNTFISTKMDIVLLDVKMPKLDGLQALHQMRAINDDFEAIVFTGYSDEQSAIHAMRGGAVSFLRKPVDLDQLIATIEKALEKLYRDRALRYRTRELELAKQILAQVTDEEEVILNIHKSVVEQSLTFAQKLMDSIPTPVVVIKKDLTLTYMNKCMLEALDFTPKSIDEKLLENLKKIGIKDLSIEQITNSIDILFSVPGKLETIKTGTHSLITLTLITVVGDVKEHYVLIALRGERSA from the coding sequence ATGTATAAAGTGCTTTTGATAGAGGACGATGATACGGCCAGAAAGCAGTTGGCGAAGTACGTTCAGAAGGAGCGTTTTGAGGTAATACAGGCTGAAAACGGGCGTGTAGGTATTGAGCTTTTTAAAACAGAAAATCCACATATAGTGTTGACCGATCTTAAGATGCCGGACGTTGACGGCATGGAGGTTGTTCACACAGTTAAACGGCTCTCTCCGGAGACTGAGATAATTGTGTTTACCGGTTATGGAGAGGTTGAAACTGCCATATCTGCCATTCGTGAAGGAGTGCTGGACTACCTGAAAAAGCCGATAGACCTTGACGCGCTGAGTATGGCTCTGGGACGCGCTGAGGAAAAAATCGGGATGAGACATTCAGAGCATCTGTATCCTCATATTCTTTTGGCTGAGGATGAGGAAATACCCCGCATACGCCTTAAGAGAGTGTTAGAAAAAGAACACTGGAAAGTTTTAGATGTCTCAGACGGTGAAGCGGCTGTTAATACATTCATAAGTACAAAGATGGATATTGTTCTTTTAGATGTCAAAATGCCTAAATTGGACGGACTTCAGGCTCTTCATCAGATGCGGGCCATAAACGATGATTTTGAGGCTATAGTTTTTACCGGTTACAGTGATGAACAAAGCGCTATTCATGCTATGCGCGGCGGGGCGGTGAGTTTCTTAAGAAAACCTGTGGATCTTGACCAACTGATAGCTACAATAGAAAAGGCACTGGAAAAGCTCTACAGAGACAGAGCGTTAAGGTATCGCACACGTGAACTTGAACTGGCTAAGCAGATACTTGCCCAGGTTACTGACGAGGAGGAGGTAATACTCAATATTCACAAAAGTGTTGTGGAACAATCACTGACTTTTGCCCAAAAACTAATGGATTCCATTCCCACACCGGTTGTTGTAATAAAAAAAGACCTCACATTAACCTACATGAATAAGTGTATGCTTGAAGCATTAGATTTCACACCTAAAAGTATTGACGAGAAACTGCTTGAAAATCTAAAAAAAATTGGAATTAAAGATCTCTCCATCGAACAGATAACCAATTCAATAGACATACTTTTTTCAGTGCCTGGAAAATTAGAAACGATAAAAACAGGCACTCACTCCTTAATCACCCTGACCTTAATTACAGTGGTTGGCGATGTTAAGGAACATTATGTTTTGATAGCACTGCGCGGCGAAAGGTCGGCTTAG
- a CDS encoding response regulator produces the protein MESGSKIVLIVDDDKMTSSLLEKELLRGFFTVFTAPDGKSALEKIETTNACILLIDVNLPDINGIELIKKVKAKKPECEIIIITGYGTQDIAIQSLKHGALDYIEKPINIEELFAALGRAQEKLTERSSFFTKNTLLIIDDDEVVITRLKRFFEAEGYEVFTAASGLKGLEIIEFSKIDVVISDINMSDMDGIEVITAAKKYYQDIECIMVTGANDDEHAIRSLRAGAIDYLNKPVNLDELLFSVKRAIERINLNRTRLYRSRELKISSEIISKMNEELERRIQERSSELSKMQVQLFQTSKLATLGEMSAGLAHEINQPLGGIALVAKSFRKLLEHGGLTEAEIVSGLDDIESSVKRMTKIIQHIRTFARQDTLKFIRVDVIDTIEAAFSLLDEQLRLHEIAVIKDFEPSTPSIIGEPYQLEQVWINLITNARDAMDEKDKQIYDARIRSCVYNKCLKVTVKYDIDADSVVVIVADNGMGMSQKVRERVLEPFFTTKEVGQATGLGLSISYGIINNHKGRIEIESMENDHTTIKVILPTWDSHRYETEETPGKHDAVIAANSERVS, from the coding sequence ATGGAATCTGGCTCAAAAATCGTTCTTATCGTTGATGACGATAAGATGACATCATCTCTTCTGGAAAAAGAACTGTTAAGAGGGTTTTTTACTGTATTTACTGCACCTGACGGCAAAAGCGCACTTGAGAAAATAGAAACAACTAATGCCTGCATTCTTCTTATAGATGTTAACCTTCCCGACATAAACGGGATAGAATTAATTAAAAAAGTCAAAGCAAAGAAACCGGAGTGCGAGATAATAATAATTACCGGCTATGGGACCCAGGACATAGCAATTCAGTCGCTAAAGCACGGAGCCTTAGACTACATAGAAAAACCTATAAACATAGAGGAGCTTTTTGCGGCCCTTGGCAGAGCACAGGAAAAACTAACTGAAAGAAGCTCCTTCTTTACCAAAAACACTCTTCTCATAATTGATGACGATGAGGTGGTTATAACGCGGCTGAAGAGATTTTTTGAGGCCGAAGGCTACGAGGTGTTTACCGCTGCAAGCGGACTCAAAGGGTTAGAGATTATTGAATTCAGCAAGATTGACGTTGTCATTTCAGACATAAACATGAGCGACATGGACGGCATAGAGGTGATTACTGCGGCTAAGAAATATTATCAGGATATAGAGTGTATCATGGTAACCGGAGCTAATGATGATGAACATGCTATCAGATCCCTTCGTGCCGGAGCCATAGATTATTTAAATAAACCTGTTAACCTTGATGAGCTGCTGTTTTCAGTAAAAAGGGCAATAGAAAGGATAAATCTCAACAGAACCCGCCTCTATAGAAGCCGTGAACTTAAGATATCCTCTGAAATCATCTCCAAGATGAACGAAGAACTTGAAAGAAGAATACAGGAAAGATCAAGTGAACTAAGCAAAATGCAGGTGCAACTTTTTCAGACGTCAAAACTTGCAACACTTGGTGAGATGTCTGCCGGCCTGGCGCACGAAATAAATCAACCACTAGGCGGCATAGCTCTTGTTGCCAAGAGTTTTCGCAAACTCCTGGAACACGGCGGATTAACAGAGGCTGAAATTGTCTCCGGCCTTGATGACATAGAGTCATCTGTCAAGCGGATGACTAAGATAATTCAACACATCAGGACTTTTGCCAGACAGGACACCTTAAAGTTTATAAGAGTTGATGTTATTGACACAATAGAGGCGGCATTTAGCCTTCTGGATGAGCAGTTACGGCTTCATGAGATAGCGGTCATAAAGGACTTTGAGCCATCCACTCCATCAATTATCGGAGAGCCTTATCAACTTGAGCAGGTGTGGATAAATCTTATCACTAACGCACGGGATGCTATGGATGAAAAAGATAAGCAGATATATGATGCAAGGATTAGATCATGTGTTTACAATAAGTGTCTGAAGGTTACTGTAAAATATGATATTGATGCAGACTCTGTTGTTGTAATAGTTGCCGATAACGGGATGGGGATGTCACAAAAGGTCAGGGAGCGGGTGCTGGAACCTTTTTTTACAACAAAAGAAGTTGGGCAGGCAACTGGTTTGGGGCTTTCGATAAGTTATGGTATTATAAATAATCATAAAGGTAGAATTGAAATTGAAAGTATGGAAAATGATCATACGACAATAAAAGTAATATTACCGACGTGGGATTCTCATCGTTACGAAACGGAGGAGACCCCCGGTAAGCACGATGCAGTGATAGCAGCAAACAGCGAAAGAGTGTCTTAG
- a CDS encoding response regulator, translating into MAKLLVIDDEVIIRERLKKLLLLDKYEVYSAENGIEGLKMVETHLPDIIIADIKMPKISGIDVLKEVKTRNNLIEVIMITGHGGCETAIEAMKQGAFGYIQKPIEYDELHIEIEKALEKQQMKMKIDSYVKELEYRVNEWEITFNSVSDMLSIHDKDYKIVKCNKAFIETFKFNPDTSNNKLCYEIFSCLNERDCCNAKTCSISKSSCTTEMYYPELDLYFDVIASPIFGGDGEFNGTIHRFKDITQRKLHEEKIKASLQEKTLLLREIHHRVKNNMEIISSLIELQIEDSSDKQLIGMYNEMKNRIRSMSLIHKMLYQSENLSEVNFNDYTKNLTADLINSYCIDPSMITVNINIDDVLINMDTAMPCCLIINELVTNSLKYAFTETKTGTLEISMQNVGDNMYELIVRDDGKGIPEGFDINKTSSLGLKLIRTLAEYQLGGKIEMNTSGGTEFKLRFKELQYKKRV; encoded by the coding sequence ATGGCAAAATTGTTAGTTATAGACGATGAGGTAATCATCCGGGAAAGGTTAAAGAAACTGCTCTTGTTGGATAAATACGAGGTTTATTCAGCGGAAAATGGTATTGAAGGCCTCAAAATGGTTGAAACACACCTGCCTGACATAATCATAGCCGATATTAAAATGCCAAAGATAAGCGGTATAGATGTTTTAAAAGAGGTCAAAACAAGAAACAACTTGATCGAGGTAATTATGATAACCGGCCACGGAGGCTGCGAAACGGCCATAGAGGCAATGAAACAAGGCGCCTTTGGATATATACAAAAACCAATAGAGTATGACGAGCTACATATAGAGATTGAAAAGGCGTTAGAAAAACAGCAAATGAAAATGAAAATTGACTCATACGTCAAAGAACTTGAATACAGAGTCAATGAGTGGGAAATTACTTTTAACAGTGTCAGCGATATGCTTTCTATCCACGATAAAGACTATAAAATTGTCAAGTGTAACAAGGCATTTATTGAAACTTTTAAATTTAACCCGGATACCAGCAACAACAAACTCTGTTATGAGATTTTCAGCTGTCTGAATGAAAGAGATTGCTGTAATGCTAAAACCTGTAGTATAAGTAAAAGCTCTTGCACTACGGAGATGTATTATCCGGAACTCGATTTATATTTTGACGTAATCGCATCCCCGATTTTTGGAGGTGATGGAGAGTTTAATGGCACCATTCATAGATTTAAGGATATTACTCAGAGAAAGCTCCATGAGGAAAAAATAAAGGCGTCGCTTCAGGAAAAAACCCTTCTTTTGCGTGAAATCCACCACAGAGTTAAAAACAACATGGAAATAATCTCAAGCCTGATAGAGCTTCAAATCGAGGACTCCAGTGATAAACAACTTATTGGCATGTACAATGAGATGAAAAACCGGATACGGTCAATGTCTCTTATACATAAGATGCTGTATCAAAGTGAAAATCTCTCTGAAGTTAATTTTAATGATTACACCAAAAACCTTACGGCTGATCTCATTAACTCCTATTGCATAGATCCTTCAATGATAACAGTTAACATAAACATTGACGATGTGCTGATAAATATGGACACTGCCATGCCATGCTGCTTGATAATAAACGAACTAGTGACAAATTCTCTGAAATATGCCTTCACGGAGACTAAAACCGGCACACTTGAAATTTCCATGCAGAACGTTGGTGACAATATGTATGAATTAATTGTGCGTGATGATGGAAAAGGCATACCGGAGGGTTTTGATATAAACAAGACGTCTTCTCTTGGTTTAAAACTGATTAGAACACTTGCGGAGTATCAGCTTGGCGGCAAGATTGAAATGAACACGAGTGGCGGCACTGAGTTTAAACTCAGGTTTAAGGAACTACAATATAAGAAACGAGTATGA
- a CDS encoding response regulator gives MKDARVLIVEDEGIIAMNLKRKLEKFGAIVTSVVPSSEEAISKAETDKPDIILMDIVIQGDMDGIDTAAEITKHADIPIIFMTAYADEKLLERAKITEPYGYIIKPSNDKEIQITLKMALYKHKMEKYRKSAEYKDMLLKEIHHRVKNNFQIVTSLLSLQSESITDETLRNVFIDSYNRIRTMSMIHTKLYKSADLSTFDFAEYVQELCAELVNSYEIHSNTPVIKLDVNVKNVDISIAIPCGLIINELISNSMKYAFTGGTQGTVFVGFNEDGNGNYVLITGDNGVGIPEGFDLSKARSLGMQLVHDLVKRKLKGTIEIDTTSGTTYRMVFKKTVIESA, from the coding sequence ATGAAAGACGCCAGAGTTTTAATAGTAGAGGATGAGGGTATAATAGCGATGAACTTGAAGCGGAAGCTGGAAAAGTTTGGGGCTATTGTCACATCGGTAGTGCCATCGTCAGAGGAGGCCATATCAAAGGCTGAAACAGACAAACCCGACATAATTTTGATGGATATTGTAATACAGGGCGATATGGATGGAATTGATACAGCGGCAGAGATAACTAAACACGCTGATATCCCAATTATATTTATGACGGCCTATGCCGACGAAAAACTTTTGGAAAGAGCAAAAATAACAGAACCATATGGATACATCATTAAACCATCCAACGATAAAGAGATTCAGATAACTTTAAAGATGGCTCTTTATAAACACAAAATGGAAAAATACCGTAAATCGGCTGAATATAAAGATATGCTGCTAAAGGAAATCCACCACAGGGTCAAAAATAATTTTCAAATAGTTACCAGCCTCCTTAGTCTGCAATCAGAGAGTATAACCGATGAAACCCTCCGGAATGTCTTTATTGACAGCTATAACCGAATACGTACAATGTCAATGATTCATACAAAACTGTATAAATCGGCAGATTTATCAACTTTTGATTTTGCCGAGTATGTCCAGGAACTTTGCGCCGAGCTTGTAAACTCTTATGAAATACATTCAAACACTCCGGTTATCAAACTGGATGTTAACGTCAAAAACGTTGACATCAGTATTGCAATCCCATGCGGGCTGATTATTAATGAGCTTATCTCAAACTCCATGAAGTACGCCTTCACAGGCGGTACGCAGGGCACGGTATTTGTTGGCTTTAATGAAGATGGCAACGGTAACTACGTTTTAATCACAGGGGATAACGGAGTTGGGATTCCTGAGGGCTTTGACTTAAGCAAAGCACGTTCACTTGGTATGCAGCTGGTGCACGATTTGGTAAAGAGAAAACTTAAAGGCACAATAGAGATAGACACAACAAGTGGCACGACATATCGGATGGTTTTTAAAAAAACTGTGATTGAGAGTGCTTAA
- a CDS encoding response regulator, with protein sequence MYKVLLIEDDETARKQLAKYVQKERFQVIPAENGRVGIELFKSEQPQIVLTDLKMPDIDGMEVIHTVKRMSPETEIIVFTGYGEVDTAIAAIREGVLDYLKKPIDLDVLSLALGRAKEKINMRQAESLVPHILLAEDEEIPRTRLKRVLEKEMWKVFDVTNGEDAVGLFAHTKIDVVLLDIKMPKIDGLEALHKMRAINDDFEAIILTGYGDEQSAIQAMRDGALSFLRKPVDLDQLILLIEKALEKLSGDRALKYRTRELELARQIIAQITEEEDVIINIHKTIVEQAMNFAQRLLDSIPMSIIVIRRDLSLIYINKSMLDMIDYSPERIDEKFLEVMKKIGIKEVSIKQITDSVEILFNAHGRVETIRTGTYSFITLTLITIVGEVKENYVLMAVRGERLSLSS encoded by the coding sequence ATGTATAAGGTATTGTTAATAGAGGACGATGAAACGGCCAGAAAACAACTGGCAAAATATGTCCAAAAGGAGCGGTTTCAGGTAATACCGGCTGAAAATGGGCGTGTTGGGATAGAGCTTTTTAAGTCAGAACAACCGCAAATAGTGTTGACTGATCTAAAGATGCCTGACATAGACGGCATGGAGGTTATTCACACGGTAAAACGGATGTCCCCTGAGACAGAGATAATAGTGTTTACTGGCTACGGAGAGGTGGATACCGCCATAGCGGCTATTCGTGAGGGAGTGCTGGATTACCTGAAAAAACCGATAGACCTTGATGTCCTGAGTTTGGCTTTGGGGCGGGCAAAAGAGAAAATCAATATGAGGCAAGCCGAAAGCCTCGTTCCTCACATTCTGTTGGCCGAGGATGAGGAAATTCCACGTACACGCCTGAAAAGGGTATTAGAAAAAGAGATGTGGAAAGTTTTCGATGTTACAAACGGTGAGGATGCAGTCGGGCTTTTTGCCCATACAAAGATAGATGTTGTGCTTCTGGATATTAAAATGCCTAAAATTGACGGGCTTGAAGCTTTACACAAGATGCGGGCAATAAACGACGACTTTGAGGCTATAATTTTGACCGGATACGGGGATGAACAGAGCGCCATACAGGCAATGCGTGACGGGGCGCTGAGTTTTCTCAGAAAGCCTGTGGATCTTGACCAACTGATACTGTTAATAGAAAAGGCGTTGGAAAAACTGAGCGGTGACAGAGCATTAAAATATCGCACCCGTGAACTTGAACTGGCAAGGCAGATTATCGCCCAGATTACCGAGGAGGAGGATGTAATAATCAATATCCACAAGACCATTGTGGAACAGGCGATGAATTTTGCCCAAAGATTATTGGATTCTATTCCTATGTCAATTATAGTAATCAGAAGAGACCTTTCGTTAATCTACATAAACAAATCAATGCTTGACATGATAGATTACTCTCCTGAAAGAATTGATGAAAAGTTTCTTGAGGTTATGAAAAAAATCGGGATAAAAGAAGTTTCGATTAAACAGATAACTGACTCTGTGGAAATTCTTTTTAACGCACATGGGCGGGTGGAAACTATAAGAACAGGTACTTACTCATTTATTACCCTGACTTTGATTACGATAGTGGGCGAGGTTAAGGAAAATTACGTTTTGATGGCAGTGCGCGGTGAAAGGCTGTCTTTAAGCAGTTAG
- the argJ gene encoding bifunctional glutamate N-acetyltransferase/amino-acid acetyltransferase ArgJ has product MIKEDTAIPKGFLISAAEAAIKKPGRNDMTLIYSTVRAQAAGVFTKNTVKAAPVIVDMERIEKGYGRALFINSGNANACTGKKGMADVLKISAALAKLLKIPETDVFVSSTGVIGTPLPMDRMIPKIPELAQNLGQSTLLDAAQAIMTTDTFPKLISTELKFGKTQATLSAIAKGSGMISPSMATMLSCAITDAAITTDALKEALSASVNESFNSITVDGQMSTNDTVIVFANGFAGNKTIEKGTKEFKSFQKSLTETFSLLSDMIVRDGEGATKFITVVVTGAHTTEAGKAVARAIAGSSLVKTAIYGQDANWGRIMAAMGASNVQFDPYKVDIYFNKVKVVRKGLSTNNDTAATEVLKEKEILLSVNLNMGENSAKIRTCDLTEEYIKINAEYRT; this is encoded by the coding sequence ATGATAAAAGAAGATACAGCAATTCCAAAAGGGTTTTTAATATCGGCGGCGGAGGCAGCCATTAAAAAGCCTGGCCGCAATGACATGACACTCATATATTCAACCGTAAGGGCACAGGCTGCCGGGGTTTTTACTAAAAACACCGTCAAAGCCGCTCCGGTTATTGTTGATATGGAAAGAATTGAAAAAGGTTACGGCAGAGCGCTCTTTATAAACAGCGGTAACGCTAACGCCTGTACTGGTAAAAAAGGGATGGCAGATGTCCTGAAGATTTCTGCGGCTCTTGCAAAATTACTCAAAATACCAGAGACTGACGTATTTGTCTCCTCAACCGGTGTCATTGGCACCCCGCTTCCAATGGACAGAATGATCCCCAAAATACCAGAATTAGCACAAAATCTCGGCCAATCCACTCTGCTTGACGCAGCCCAGGCTATTATGACTACCGATACGTTTCCAAAGCTGATTTCAACAGAGTTAAAATTTGGTAAAACTCAAGCTACACTATCGGCTATTGCTAAAGGCTCCGGGATGATTTCACCCTCTATGGCTACAATGCTCTCCTGTGCCATAACCGATGCGGCAATAACAACGGATGCCCTAAAAGAGGCGCTGAGTGCCTCAGTTAATGAAAGCTTCAACAGCATTACGGTTGACGGGCAGATGAGCACAAACGACACGGTCATTGTTTTTGCAAACGGCTTTGCCGGAAATAAAACCATAGAGAAAGGTACAAAAGAATTCAAAAGCTTTCAAAAGTCCCTGACAGAGACCTTTTCGCTGCTCTCTGACATGATTGTAAGAGACGGCGAGGGGGCAACTAAGTTTATCACCGTAGTGGTCACAGGCGCTCATACGACAGAGGCAGGCAAAGCTGTAGCCAGAGCGATAGCTGGCTCCTCGCTTGTTAAAACCGCAATATACGGGCAGGATGCCAACTGGGGACGCATTATGGCCGCTATGGGTGCCTCTAATGTGCAGTTTGATCCCTATAAGGTGGATATATATTTCAACAAGGTCAAAGTTGTCCGTAAGGGGCTCTCCACTAATAATGACACTGCAGCCACAGAAGTGCTAAAGGAAAAGGAAATCCTGCTAAGTGTAAATTTGAATATGGGCGAAAACTCTGCAAAAATACGCACCTGCGATCTAACTGAAGAGTATATAAAGATAAATGCTGAATATAGAACGTAA
- the gspG gene encoding type II secretion system major pseudopilin GspG, whose protein sequence is MPTKLGDRVLLGIRGFTLLEIIVVVFILSLLAAIVAPKIIGRTDDARIADAKIQIRNFETALKMYKLDTGFFPTTEQGLEALVVKPTVGQIPPNYREGGYLENKKIPADPWGRPYVYVSPGAHGDYDIVCYGADGAQGGEGINKDIESWNIQ, encoded by the coding sequence ATGCCAACAAAGTTAGGCGATAGAGTGCTTCTTGGTATCAGAGGTTTTACGCTTCTTGAGATAATAGTGGTGGTTTTCATTTTGAGTCTTTTAGCAGCCATTGTGGCTCCTAAGATCATAGGCCGCACGGATGACGCACGGATAGCTGACGCTAAGATTCAGATAAGAAACTTTGAAACCGCGCTAAAAATGTATAAACTGGACACGGGGTTTTTCCCGACAACTGAGCAGGGGCTTGAGGCACTGGTAGTAAAACCCACAGTTGGGCAAATCCCGCCAAATTACAGGGAGGGAGGTTATCTGGAAAACAAAAAAATTCCCGCAGACCCCTGGGGCAGGCCGTATGTCTATGTTTCACCCGGCGCCCACGGAGATTACGACATTGTTTGCTACGGAGCGGATGGTGCACAAGGCGGTGAGGGCATAAATAAGGATATTGAAAGCTGGAACATCCAATAA
- a CDS encoding CPBP family intramembrane metalloprotease, whose protein sequence is MEPKISRGRLLLLAILTELGALLCAAAMSWYYEFNLIPAPKSILKESAYGILFAAFPFALFVFTLSKSADNFGFLRKSRRFMLKEIRGLFSEARVVDIFFISIIAGICEEAFFRGALQLKMGLITSSLIFGLFHFINPVYFVFATLMGLYLGALYSFTGTLLAPMLCHFAYDFAALCYLLNYAND, encoded by the coding sequence ATGGAGCCTAAGATATCAAGAGGGCGGCTGCTTTTACTTGCAATTCTGACTGAGTTAGGCGCCCTGTTGTGTGCTGCTGCTATGTCATGGTACTATGAGTTTAATCTTATACCGGCACCTAAGAGTATTTTAAAAGAATCCGCTTACGGTATCCTCTTTGCAGCTTTCCCGTTTGCTCTCTTTGTCTTTACGCTTTCAAAGAGCGCAGACAATTTTGGTTTTCTCAGGAAATCCAGAAGGTTTATGCTTAAAGAGATAAGAGGACTGTTTTCAGAAGCGAGGGTGGTGGACATCTTTTTTATATCAATAATAGCCGGAATATGTGAGGAGGCGTTTTTTCGCGGTGCTCTTCAGTTAAAAATGGGACTTATAACCTCAAGTCTGATCTTTGGGCTTTTTCATTTTATTAATCCGGTATATTTTGTATTTGCAACACTTATGGGTCTCTACCTTGGCGCACTGTATTCTTTCACAGGGACTCTGCTTGCCCCCATGCTTTGTCATTTCGCTTACGACTTTGCTGCCCTGTGTTATCTGTTAAATTACGCAAATGATTAG